From Brassica rapa cultivar Chiifu-401-42 chromosome A06, CAAS_Brap_v3.01, whole genome shotgun sequence:
TGtttaatatttgataatttatatCTGAAAGCCAGAAGGTGGAAGAAGACAAGCAGCAACTAAAGTAAAGGAAGAAAGACAGCAACACATGTCTTCTCTCAATCTCTCAATTCGTTGACTTTTGAGTGTATGTGTGTTAGAgagcaaacaaaaacaaaggagACCGCCATTGTAAGTGCTCAGTGATAAGACGCATCTCCTTTGTTACTAAAATTCCTGAATTGCCCCCATCCACCCGAACATGGAGAGATGAGGAGGATCTTTGCGTCATCTTCACATCATACCTAGTCTTTATTGCCTTTCCTTGTACCACACGATCCGTAAGGCTCATCTAATCTAACAACAACCCCCTTttaacagaggaagaagaagacagcaGCTGAGAGATTAGATTAGGCCTAATCCTAACTCGGATTCATTTTTGAtccttcatctctctctctggtGGGTGATGGCCTCGGTCTGCGTTAACGATGCTTTAACCGACGACGAGCTGAGATGGATACTGTCGAGGCTAGACACGGACAAGGACAAGGAAGTGTTCGGTCTCGTCTGCAAGCGGTGGCTGTATCTGCAGAGCACCGACCGGAAGAAGCTGGCGGCGCGTGCTGGTCCGCACATGCTCGGACGCCTCGCCTCCAGGTTCACTCGGATCGTGGAGCTGGACTTGTCTCAGTCAGTCTCGAGGTCGTTTTATCCAGGTGTCACTGACTCTGATCTCGCTGTCATCGCCCAGGGATTCAAGTGCCTCAGAGTCTTGAATCTCCATACCTGTAAAGGTACTTACTTGATTTGGAAACAACAATAAAGTCTTCCTCTTTCTTATCTATTTGTGTTTCATGTCTGATTACAAAGGATGAATCTTTAAGACAGTATAGGTGTTAGATTTCTCTTTatctgtttgtttgtttgtttaagcTAAGTGATTCTAGGATTGTGAGTCTTCTCCTCATGATTAGTCTAAGACCCTCTTCAAAAGAGGGGAACTATGACCTTGTTTTAATTAACATCTCTATGATTGCTTGCCTCTTTGTATTGGTatggatgtttttttttgacaaatggATCTTGTCATGATTGGTTAATATTTGGACTACTGTGAACAGGCATTACAGATACTGGTTTAGCCTCAATTGGACGGTGTCTCTCTCTTCTGCAGTTTCTTGACGTATCATACTGCAGAAAGCTCTCGGACAAAGGACTCTCAGCCGTTGCTCAAGGCTGCCATGATCTGAGAGCATTGCATCTAGCTGGCTGTCGCTTCATCACCGACGAAACACTGAAATCACTCTCCGAGAGATGCCGTGACCTGGAAGCTCTGGGGCTCCAAGGCTGCACCAACATAACCGACTCAGGCCTCGCTGATCTTGTCAAGGGATGCAGAAAGATTAAAGCTTTGGATATCAACAAATGCAGCAACGTGGGAGACGCTGGAGTTTCCTCTGTGGCCAAAGCTTGTGCTTCTTCGCTCAAGACGCTCAAGTTGCTTGACTGTTACAAAGTTGGGGACGAGTCTGTATCCTCCCTGGCTCAGTTCTGCAAGAATCTGGAGACTTTGATAATCGGTGGATGCAGAGACATCTCTGATGAGTCAATCGTATTGCTGGCGGATTCTTGCAGAGACGGCCTCAAGAACCTGAGGATGGACTGGTGCTTGAATGTAACTGACTCTTCCCTTACCTGCGTCCTGAAGCAGTGCAAGAGCTTGGAGGCTCTTGATATCGGTTGCTGCGAAGAGGTCACAGACAATGCTTTCCGGGATTTGGGGAGCGAAGATGTTTTGGGGTTGAAGGTTTTGAAGGTGAGCAACTGTCCCAAGATCACAGTTGCAGGGATAGGCAAGCTTTTGGAGAAATGCAGCTCTCTGGAGTATTTGGATGTGAGGTCTCTTCCACATGTGACGGAAGTTAGATGCAGTGAAGCTGGCCTCGAGTTCCCTGCATGTTGTAAAGTTAACTTTTCTGGAAGTTTAACCGAGCcagatgttctgctttgatgctTGATTATTGCTGTTGGGAAGATTGTCTGTGGTGTGCCCTAAACCCTCtgtgatctctctctctattcacTCTCTGTCACGTGTATGAGTGGACTCATGGCTTATGGTCCATTAGTGAGTCCTTCTCTGAAGCTTTTGTACATTATTGTGCATTGTATAATTGGTTGTGACGGCTCCTTTGATTATTATTCagtaagtgtgtgtgtgtgtatttttCGTTGGATCTGATATTTGAAGAAATCTGATTCTCTAATGTAATACAATGGAGCAAAGTGTGTGTGTTTGTCCTAAAGCTTTTGTTGTGATCAATGAAGCTTTCTTTGATTTGCATTTTGTTTAAAATGCTAGGAGGAGATCTACATGTATGTATGTTTATAGGATcagctaaaatatatattcacctCTTGAAAACAATGTGTGTTTGTACAATATAATGTCTGTCTCTTTCTAAGGCTCTCTCCTAATTATTGTTTAGCGCCTGCTCGAGACAATTGAAAGCTTTCTGGTAGCTCAAGAACCCCATGAACCAGAAGTCGAAGCCGTCGACCGTGACTACTTCAAGGTACTTCTGAGATGGCTTCTTTGTGTTCATACTCTGATTCACTCCCTTGATCTTGCACAGAGGGATTGACACTTTGTAGTGAACCCTGGTGAGATCTCCCTGAGGAGAAGCCACTTTGATAGATCTCTCGCTGCAGAAAGCAATCTTCTTTGATGAGATGAAGAGTAAGCCTGCGATAGGACCTGCGGTTGTTGATAGGTAACATTGGTAGGCCTTGAAGAGTTTCTCTTCGTCGTGGACTCTAAAGAGCCTCTTGTAGATCTTCTCTAAGCTTCCCATTTGAATTATCTTAGCTCCTAGAGATAGCTTTCTCTTGACTGTTTCAGTTAGCTTAGGTCCtaaattgctttgatctttagTTCCATTGGTGAAGCTATTGGTTCGGAGAATCGATTTTTTCTTGCTTTGTTCAGACTTCTTGGAAGGAGATGGGATTTGAAGCTTGTTTATGGAAGCTGGATCAGGCAAGGAACCTCCAGGAGCAGTCTTGACTGCTGGTAATGCAAGAATTTGCTGGTGGACTGTGCTCAATGTCATCTTGGAGGATTGAGTAGTGatcttgaatcttgaatcttAATCTTGAGAGATTGTgagtgatggtgatgatgaaacCTGTGTGGTAAGATGGTTATTTAAAGGGGAAGACAAAGAGACAAGTGGCAGTTAAAACACAAAAGCTCTGTTGTGACTTGAGGAGCTTTGTGGTAATGGGTGAGTCATGGATATGGGGTCATCAAGTAGCACAGATAAAGCTACTTTCTTTGGTGTTATAAAGCAATGAATGAGAAGAAGATCAAGCATATGCTCTGTTTttgcttctttattttttttgcaagaCATGCGTAAATCAAGgttttacaatatattttagttCAATAACTGATTAAATGTGTTAGTATTTTTGTTTGAGTTTGCTTTTCCAAATTTCAAAAACTATTCAGCAGTGCAAAACAGTTTGTAAAATACTTTCAACTAGGTGTTTTAcccgcacatgcgggcataaTCATCTTacgaatatttattattttatgtcttattaatccaaaaatcgGCATTATAAAACTCTAACTGGTGAACatggtgaaagaaaaaaattatggtgAATTCTTTGTTCCTCAAAATTTATACCAGTTATGTTGAAATTTTAGTCAAATTATTGAAAGGTAGATCCCacttttttattctaaatttccCATGGAAGAatgaatttataagaaaaaatttctctatgcaattttgataaggaataaattgaacaaaaattcatatttctatattttttcaattcttcaaatgaaattttattttttattttgtttatttttttcatttttctagtGGTGACCAACTGAAGCTATAGTGTTTCACGGATTAAACTTAAACTGATTTAAATTAAAAGCAAGAAACCTTGTTTTGAACTCAGTCACaagttaagttattatttatgattttaaaatagttaaatcaaacatcaaattatttatatatgtcaaaaagcgttcatcaaactatgtaattattattgtgttaaaagttttaaaacactcatatattagaaatagtttagaaaatatctttatataaatatttttgtttgactaatatttaattataaactgttttatatcttagttgtttaactttataataaaaaaatattattttcagatagcaacacaatatatataagaattctcttaatttttaaatatattttcacaattttattatattagtttataattaattatttaatataacatataaacttaatattattaaaataaaatgcgtgttttatataaagaaaaattaataaatactcagttaaaaactaataataagtCAATGACCTATATAAAAgcttaaaacctaataaaatatgacaaataagaaaataatttttttaatataacatacatatttaaatattattaaatcaaaattcgtttttaattatatataaaatttattacggatatttttttaaattaataaattagtgattcagctaaaaattattaataaatcaatgactaagctaaaacctaataaaaacatgataaataagcaaaattgactaaaatcatggaaaacatgacaaataagcaaaatcaaaataattatatatcgaattacatattttatagttatcttatttaaattaataaattatagacactcaactaaaaactattaataaattaatgattcagcttaaacataattaaaacatgacaaataagcaaaattacctATAATCATGGaaatcatgacaaataagctaaatcacttcataaataatagtatagatagataatttctcttaaaattttgtagatgttaattttatttacaaattgattgatcgttttatatatcaaaatcacaTGTTAAAGTTATACGTAAATCTGGAAGTCTCTTAGTCTagtggtttaattaaggatttatTAAAGCTTCTACACCATGAGGTCTGGAGTTCAAATCTCAGAAAACGCAAATTATGCAGATTATGAAGAAATTAGTTACAAGAGGTTTTCAGTATGGTACATGGCGTATCATCGAAAATAAAGTTCATAGGACAACTCAAAATGATGCAGTGAGACATGCATTCTCATATGATGctagaattgtcggctgtaaaATCGtctaatgtaatatttctcatcgttgtaatagcataattaatcagacgtttaaaaaaaagttatacgtaaaaataatattaaaattagagatccaaaaaaagttaaaaaagaacccaaaaaaaagttaaaaagaaagaaagatataaCCACAcggtgttgacaaaaaaaaccaCACGGTATGACGTTAGTCTCCGACAAGCTTTTTTTTAATCACTACCTACAAGTTGGCCAAACATcaaccttttttattttatcactACTTTTCTTACCctaagttttcatttttgaaaaGATATCTAAATATGTATAGAAGATACGATATGTTTCCTGATTAATCGGAACATGCATGAAAGaagaaaatatcaaatcaaataGTACGTAACGCTTTACGAAACTGTGGAGCAAACTGAGTCATGCAGAAGGGGACGTTGTGTGTTGGGTAGGGATGTTAATATGGGTTTTGTTCTGTAGGGTTAGCCCAGCCCGCATCCATTTTTTTAACCCGAAGCCCGTTACATTTTATGTGGGTTAAAATAGGGCCGTCTAATATAACACACGGGCTAACtctaaaacctttttttttatgaaaacaaATCACTGAAAGGcgttgttttaattttttttctccagTTCTTCATCTTTCCTCGACGATTCTAAATCGAGAGTTCCGCTTCATGTGATTTCATTTCTTCTCCAGTTCTCCATTGCCTGATTGTAATCCGGAGACACGATTTCGTCTCCAGTTCTCCAGTCATCGCCCTCCTCTCTCGCGATCCTCTGTGTTGTGTCCGTCGAGcaatctcttcttctc
This genomic window contains:
- the LOC103874209 gene encoding F-box/LRR-repeat protein 2, whose product is MASVCVNDALTDDELRWILSRLDTDKDKEVFGLVCKRWLYLQSTDRKKLAARAGPHMLGRLASRFTRIVELDLSQSVSRSFYPGVTDSDLAVIAQGFKCLRVLNLHTCKGITDTGLASIGRCLSLLQFLDVSYCRKLSDKGLSAVAQGCHDLRALHLAGCRFITDETLKSLSERCRDLEALGLQGCTNITDSGLADLVKGCRKIKALDINKCSNVGDAGVSSVAKACASSLKTLKLLDCYKVGDESVSSLAQFCKNLETLIIGGCRDISDESIVLLADSCRDGLKNLRMDWCLNVTDSSLTCVLKQCKSLEALDIGCCEEVTDNAFRDLGSEDVLGLKVLKVSNCPKITVAGIGKLLEKCSSLEYLDVRSLPHVTEVRCSEAGLEFPACCKVNFSGSLTEPDVLL
- the LOC103874208 gene encoding putative GEM-like protein 8; the protein is MTLSTVHQQILALPAVKTAPGGSLPDPASINKLQIPSPSKKSEQSKKKSILRTNSFTNGTKDQSNLGPKLTETVKRKLSLGAKIIQMGSLEKIYKRLFRVHDEEKLFKAYQCYLSTTAGPIAGLLFISSKKIAFCSERSIKVASPQGDLTRVHYKVSIPLCKIKGVNQSMNTKKPSQKYLEVVTVDGFDFWFMGFLSYQKAFNCLEQALNNN